Within Butyrivibrio fibrisolvens, the genomic segment TTGTCAATTATGAAAAATTTCTTAGCTGATGGCAAAAGCAAAATGTAATTGTCCCCTTCTATTGTTGAATAGATTGCTTCATATTTTACTTTACTTTGTGTTAAAGGCGTAGAAAGCTCAAAGTATTCATCATAGAAAATATAATGAATTGTAGAATCATGTAAAGCAGCATTTGTTTTGTACATTTTCTTAATAAGTAATAATCTAATCAAGTAGATTCCCGGTAAATATAGGACACTAATTACAAGGAAGGTAATTGAAGTTGTTACATCACTTCCCAACATAAGCAGGAGCAGACTA encodes:
- a CDS encoding YcxB family protein, translated to MDSNINMPLETYVNSTYKTFKEAERTYYKSKNKLMVVIYILVIFMIICSLLLLMLGSDVTTSITFLVISVLYLPGIYLIRLLLIKKMYKTNAALHDSTIHYIFYDEYFELSTPLTQSKVKYEAIYSTIEGDNYILLLPSAKKFFIIDKRNCSEELINFLHIKMEEINARNSKK